From Sulfurospirillum tamanense, a single genomic window includes:
- a CDS encoding CCA tRNA nucleotidyltransferase produces MSPLAALSPALLRQLSSLKTLLFSHTSRAYIVGGAVRDLLLGRPVKDIDIEVYDIAPEAFDALMHSWGAKGVGKSFFVYKFGDIDLSLPRLETKVAKGHQGFEVRACQDERLASKRRDFTINALMLHLFDEKLVDFWGGSVDLKVGVLRLVDAQKFGEDPLRVLRGVRFAASFGFHIAPQTQEIMKKLNILELSQTRITWELEKLFIAPFVAHGVLYMYRLGLFDTLFGITPSWRAVAKFSRALMRHLPYCPPSLRPYLWLFVACHYFDFDASMVVQKLALPSRYRRFLEKTPFGHEHMSDYELVQVALTRPLKTWVGIARPGYEARARALGVYECVFDGGVRVEEVMAEGFCGKTLGEELRRRIRARAKSLYM; encoded by the coding sequence ATGAGCCCGCTTGCCGCACTTTCTCCTGCGCTTTTAAGACAACTTTCTTCCCTTAAAACCCTTCTATTTTCCCATACTTCTCGTGCTTATATTGTCGGTGGCGCGGTCCGAGATTTACTTCTTGGTCGCCCCGTTAAAGACATAGACATTGAAGTCTACGACATCGCGCCAGAGGCGTTTGATGCCCTAATGCACTCATGGGGTGCTAAGGGTGTGGGAAAATCCTTTTTTGTCTACAAGTTTGGGGACATCGACCTCTCTTTGCCGCGCCTTGAGACCAAAGTGGCCAAAGGGCATCAGGGGTTTGAAGTGCGCGCGTGTCAAGATGAACGTCTTGCAAGCAAGCGGCGAGATTTTACGATCAATGCACTAATGCTTCATCTTTTTGATGAAAAGCTGGTGGATTTTTGGGGCGGAAGTGTGGATCTAAAAGTGGGCGTATTGCGCTTGGTAGATGCCCAAAAATTTGGCGAAGATCCCTTGCGGGTTTTGCGTGGGGTGCGTTTTGCGGCAAGTTTTGGCTTTCATATTGCGCCCCAAACACAAGAAATTATGAAAAAGTTAAATATCTTGGAGTTAAGTCAAACGCGAATTACATGGGAACTTGAAAAACTTTTCATCGCACCTTTTGTTGCGCATGGGGTGCTTTACATGTACCGTCTTGGACTTTTTGATACACTTTTTGGCATCACCCCTTCGTGGCGTGCTGTTGCTAAATTTTCTCGCGCTTTAATGCGCCATTTGCCCTATTGCCCTCCTTCTCTTAGGCCCTACCTTTGGCTTTTTGTTGCTTGTCATTACTTTGACTTTGATGCCTCAATGGTGGTTCAAAAACTCGCCTTACCTTCCCGTTACCGTCGTTTTTTGGAAAAAACTCCCTTTGGGCATGAGCACATGAGCGATTATGAGTTGGTACAAGTGGCATTAACGCGCCCATTAAAAACATGGGTAGGCATAGCGCGACCTGGCTATGAGGCACGGGCACGGGCACTGGGTGTTTATGAGTGCGTCTTTGATGGTGGCGTGCGCGTGGAAGAGGTGATGGCGGAGGGGTTTTGTGGAAAGACCCTTGGGGAAGAGTTGCGTAGACGGATTAGGGCACGGGCAAAATCCCTTTACATGTAA
- the ectA gene encoding diaminobutyrate acetyltransferase, whose product MQEQHSLEFRCPTLEDSPQLFSLVVRSKPLDVNSRYVYMLVASHFRQTSIVATVGEKVVGFVSGYKLPESPQTLFVWQVAVDESMRGQGLAVRMIEQLLKQLPAISWIHTTITPSNTPSKRLFERVATLHNAALEQEMGFEGTLFGEDGHEAEMLYTIGPLH is encoded by the coding sequence GTGCAAGAACAACATTCTTTAGAGTTTCGTTGCCCCACCCTTGAAGACAGCCCTCAACTTTTTTCCCTCGTCGTTCGCTCCAAGCCTCTTGATGTGAACTCACGTTATGTGTATATGCTTGTTGCAAGCCATTTTAGACAAACTAGTATTGTGGCAACCGTAGGCGAAAAAGTGGTGGGTTTTGTGAGTGGGTACAAGCTCCCCGAGAGTCCTCAAACACTTTTTGTGTGGCAAGTGGCGGTAGATGAGAGCATGCGAGGTCAAGGTTTGGCAGTGCGAATGATTGAGCAATTACTAAAACAACTGCCTGCAATCTCGTGGATACACACAACCATTACTCCTTCCAATACCCCTTCCAAGCGACTATTTGAGCGCGTGGCTACTTTGCATAATGCAGCACTAGAGCAGGAGATGGGATTTGAAGGTACGCTGTTTGGCGAAGATGGCCATGAGGCGGAAATGCTCTACACTATCGGGCCACTACACTAG
- the ectB gene encoding diaminobutyrate--2-oxoglutarate transaminase: MRVFENHESEVRGYIRSFPTIFKTAKGAILTDESGDEFIDFFAGAGTLNYGHNNEHISKAVIEYLQNDGIVHGLDMATTAKKEFIQTFQNSILKPRNLEYVMQFTGPTGTNAVETALKLARMVKKRSNIVSFSNGFHGLTQGSLAVTGNNDYRDESYISRTNVSFMPYDGYLGDMNTLEYFRKFLSDSSSGLDLPAAVIVETIQGEGGINVASKAWLQELESLCHEYDMLLIIDDIQVGNGRTGEFFSFEFAGIKPDIVTLSKSIGGGLPMAMILFKPELDQWNPGEHTGTFRGNNLAFVAARVAMEQYWSSDDLTNAVKYKENILRKRLEEIAQKHPEYEIEVRGRGLAYGFEIKNDASIAGEVSAKAFENKLVIETAGSENQVVKFLPPLLIDEETLNEGINRFEKALEAVFVEKKERLTQEY; the protein is encoded by the coding sequence ATGAGAGTATTTGAAAACCATGAATCGGAAGTACGAGGGTATATTCGCTCGTTTCCTACTATTTTTAAAACTGCCAAAGGTGCTATTTTAACAGACGAAAGTGGTGATGAATTTATTGATTTTTTTGCAGGAGCAGGAACCCTTAATTATGGACATAATAACGAGCATATTAGTAAAGCAGTGATTGAGTATTTGCAAAACGATGGCATTGTGCACGGGCTCGACATGGCAACAACTGCCAAAAAAGAGTTTATTCAGACCTTTCAAAATAGCATCTTAAAACCCAGAAACCTTGAATACGTGATGCAATTTACAGGCCCAACAGGCACCAATGCTGTGGAAACAGCATTGAAGCTTGCCAGAATGGTGAAAAAACGCAGCAACATTGTCTCTTTTTCCAACGGGTTTCATGGGTTAACACAAGGCTCCTTGGCGGTTACGGGAAACAACGACTACCGCGACGAGAGCTACATTAGCCGCACTAATGTCTCCTTTATGCCATACGATGGGTATTTGGGTGACATGAACACTCTGGAGTATTTTCGCAAATTTTTGAGTGATAGCAGCAGTGGTCTTGATTTGCCCGCAGCGGTAATTGTGGAAACCATTCAAGGTGAAGGTGGTATCAATGTTGCTTCTAAAGCGTGGTTACAAGAGCTTGAAAGCTTGTGTCATGAATACGACATGCTATTAATCATTGACGATATTCAAGTAGGCAATGGTCGTACGGGAGAATTTTTTAGTTTTGAATTTGCAGGTATTAAGCCCGACATTGTTACGTTGTCTAAATCCATTGGTGGTGGTTTGCCAATGGCAATGATTTTATTTAAACCCGAACTTGACCAGTGGAATCCAGGAGAGCACACAGGAACATTTCGTGGAAACAACCTTGCTTTTGTGGCAGCGCGTGTAGCGATGGAACAATACTGGAGTAGCGATGATTTAACCAATGCGGTAAAATACAAAGAAAATATTTTGCGGAAGCGCCTTGAAGAGATTGCTCAAAAACACCCTGAGTATGAGATAGAAGTGCGTGGGCGTGGATTGGCGTATGGATTTGAAATTAAAAATGACGCTTCCATCGCAGGCGAAGTCTCTGCAAAAGCTTTTGAAAATAAATTGGTTATCGAAACAGCAGGGTCTGAGAACCAAGTTGTTAAATTTTTACCCCCTTTGTTGATAGACGAAGAGACATTGAATGAGGGCATTAACCGCTTTGAAAAAGCCCTTGAAGCGGTTTTTGTAGAAAAAAAAGAACGTTTAACTCAGGAGTATTAA
- a CDS encoding ectoine synthase yields MIVRDIKDIIGTEREVHAKEGQWTSRRMLLKDDKMGFSFHETIIRKGTKTHIHYKNHLEAVYCVAGNGEIEDLTTGKRHKIYDGVMYALNNHDDHNLYGGTEDMRLICVFNPPIVGTENHDGDGVYPLIEDKEQE; encoded by the coding sequence ATGATTGTAAGAGACATTAAAGATATTATAGGAACAGAGCGCGAAGTGCATGCCAAAGAGGGGCAATGGACAAGCCGCAGGATGCTCTTAAAGGATGACAAAATGGGCTTTTCTTTTCATGAGACCATTATTCGCAAAGGCACCAAAACCCATATCCACTACAAAAATCACCTTGAAGCTGTTTATTGCGTAGCAGGAAATGGAGAAATTGAAGACTTGACTACAGGTAAGCGGCACAAAATTTATGATGGTGTGATGTACGCCCTCAATAACCATGACGACCATAATCTTTATGGCGGCACGGAAGATATGCGGCTTATTTGTGTGTTTAATCCTCCGATTGTGGGGACAGAAAACCACGATGGTGATGGGGTATACCCTTTGATTGAAGACAAAGAGCAGGAGTAG
- a CDS encoding aspartate kinase, with the protein MKRKIVCKFGGSSVENAGQIEKVKNIVGDSKNRKYVVVSAPGRDEAYHQKITDHLVNLATNGKHLAKKVTAKESKKAIFDKFSGLIEVLKIPDEGLLKSLEADLNTSLEGEKKIAFLASRGEHYNAKIIAAYFNLCGIDATLWLPEEGGFLLSSDFLNAKVLPEAHVNLAKLKGCESVCVIPGFYGVTKEGDIAVLSRGGSDLTGGEVAYSVEAVLYENWSDVNGVYEADPRIVKESDVIPRLTFKEIRLLSSKGFNVFHFDAMNNCRKSNIPINIRNTNRPSFAGTMILNERVPDEDVVGIARLDHMAYIYLEKEGLGETIGFTEGLLSIFNKYGIKTYHYPTDKDDIAVLLKKEDLAGNINNLRADIESQLTPDALEVVYDVAIISMVGIGMKYNSSVIADAVWTLKENHIDIEMLDHGPAKISFHIGVAQQHADRALELLYKKLILKK; encoded by the coding sequence TTGAAGCGCAAAATAGTGTGTAAGTTTGGGGGAAGTTCGGTAGAAAATGCTGGGCAAATTGAAAAAGTCAAAAATATTGTTGGTGACAGCAAAAACAGAAAGTATGTGGTCGTCTCTGCGCCAGGCAGAGACGAGGCCTACCATCAAAAAATCACAGATCACTTGGTAAATCTCGCGACCAATGGAAAGCATTTAGCCAAAAAGGTGACAGCCAAAGAGAGCAAAAAAGCTATTTTTGACAAATTTTCTGGCTTGATTGAGGTGCTAAAAATCCCTGATGAGGGTTTGCTAAAGTCCTTAGAAGCAGATTTAAATACTTCCTTGGAGGGTGAAAAAAAGATTGCCTTTTTAGCTTCACGCGGAGAGCATTACAACGCAAAAATCATTGCAGCCTATTTTAACCTTTGTGGGATTGATGCCACGCTTTGGCTCCCTGAGGAGGGAGGCTTTTTATTGAGTAGCGATTTTTTAAATGCGAAAGTTTTGCCTGAAGCTCATGTCAATTTAGCAAAGCTTAAAGGGTGTGAGTCAGTGTGTGTGATTCCAGGATTTTATGGAGTAACTAAAGAGGGCGACATTGCAGTGCTTTCGCGCGGTGGTTCGGATTTGACGGGTGGCGAGGTGGCGTATTCGGTGGAAGCGGTCTTGTATGAAAACTGGAGTGATGTTAATGGGGTTTATGAAGCGGATCCTCGTATCGTAAAAGAGAGCGATGTTATCCCTCGCCTTACATTTAAAGAAATCCGACTACTTTCTTCAAAAGGGTTTAATGTTTTTCATTTTGATGCCATGAATAATTGCCGTAAAAGCAACATTCCTATCAATATTCGCAACACCAACCGTCCCTCCTTTGCAGGTACGATGATTTTAAATGAGCGTGTGCCTGATGAGGATGTTGTGGGGATTGCAAGGTTGGATCACATGGCCTATATTTATCTCGAAAAAGAAGGTTTGGGGGAAACCATTGGGTTTACCGAAGGATTGTTAAGTATTTTTAACAAATACGGCATAAAAACCTACCATTATCCTACAGATAAAGATGACATTGCTGTATTGTTAAAAAAAGAAGATTTAGCAGGCAATATCAATAATTTGCGTGCAGATATTGAATCGCAACTCACACCCGATGCCCTCGAAGTGGTCTATGATGTAGCGATTATTAGTATGGTAGGTATTGGAATGAAATACAACTCTTCAGTGATTGCTGATGCAGTATGGACACTCAAGGAAAATCATATAGACATTGAAATGCTTGACCACGGACCTGCTAAAATATCGTTTCACATTGGGGTTGCACAACAGCATGCAGACAGGGCGCTAGAATTGTTGTATAAAAAATTGATTTTGAAGAAGTAA
- a CDS encoding cold-shock protein has product MATLQNGTVKWFNNDKGFGFIQPEDGSKDVFVHFRQVNNTGFGRVSLDEGQKVTFEIGQGQKGPQAENVTAL; this is encoded by the coding sequence ATGGCAACTCTACAAAACGGAACCGTTAAATGGTTTAACAACGACAAAGGTTTTGGATTTATCCAACCAGAAGATGGAAGCAAAGATGTATTCGTACATTTTCGCCAAGTAAACAACACTGGTTTTGGTCGTGTTAGCCTAGACGAAGGTCAAAAAGTAACATTTGAAATCGGACAAGGACAAAAAGGTCCTCAAGCAGAGAACGTAACAGCTCTCTAG
- a CDS encoding alanine/glycine:cation symporter family protein, producing METIEGLVASISSFVWGVPMLTLLVGTGVYLTVRLKFMQFWALPHALKMIFAKEEGAKGEISHFAALMTALAATVGIGNIVGVATAITLGGPGAVFWMWLTGLVGMATKYSEAVLAVKYRKEGALGFKGGPMYYLTYGANMPWLGTAFAFFTACAAFGIGNMTQSNAVAEVLGSQLNIPTWVTGLVLLTLTALVILGGIRSIGRFTSYLVPFMIIVYVGFALVILVMNVDKIGGAFGLIFYHAFNPIAAGGGFAGATIAAAIRFGIARGVFSNESGLGSAPIAAAAAKTNDPVKQALVSMTQTFIDTLVVCTMTALIILMSPFWQEGVSAGQLTMLSFGHHLGATGVFVVSVATVLFAYSTILGWSYYGEKAFEFLFGSRLVRLYRVLFIAGVMVGAMLQLEFVWNFSDMMNGMMAIPNLIALLLLSNVVSSETSRYFKAR from the coding sequence ATGGAGACCATTGAAGGGCTTGTTGCAAGCATCTCTTCTTTTGTGTGGGGAGTTCCCATGCTGACGCTTTTGGTTGGAACAGGAGTTTATCTAACCGTTCGGCTAAAGTTTATGCAATTTTGGGCCCTGCCACATGCGCTAAAGATGATTTTTGCCAAAGAAGAGGGTGCTAAGGGCGAGATTAGCCATTTCGCAGCACTTATGACGGCTCTTGCTGCGACAGTAGGGATTGGTAATATCGTTGGCGTGGCAACGGCTATCACCCTTGGAGGGCCAGGTGCTGTGTTTTGGATGTGGCTTACGGGGCTTGTGGGAATGGCAACAAAATACTCCGAAGCCGTACTGGCGGTAAAATACCGCAAAGAAGGTGCCCTTGGTTTTAAGGGAGGCCCGATGTATTACCTTACCTACGGTGCAAATATGCCGTGGCTTGGGACTGCTTTTGCGTTTTTTACGGCATGTGCGGCTTTTGGGATAGGTAATATGACCCAATCTAACGCAGTGGCAGAGGTGCTAGGTTCTCAACTAAACATTCCTACTTGGGTGACAGGATTGGTGCTTTTGACGTTGACAGCGTTGGTGATTTTGGGTGGAATTCGCTCCATCGGACGGTTTACATCCTATTTGGTTCCTTTTATGATTATTGTTTACGTAGGGTTTGCGTTGGTGATTTTAGTGATGAACGTGGACAAAATTGGTGGTGCTTTCGGGCTTATTTTTTACCACGCTTTTAACCCCATCGCTGCAGGCGGAGGTTTTGCTGGGGCGACCATTGCTGCGGCGATTCGCTTTGGTATTGCGCGTGGGGTCTTTTCCAACGAATCAGGCCTTGGTTCTGCGCCCATTGCTGCTGCGGCTGCTAAAACCAACGACCCTGTGAAGCAGGCTCTTGTGTCGATGACCCAAACCTTTATTGATACCCTTGTGGTGTGTACCATGACAGCCCTTATCATCTTAATGTCTCCTTTTTGGCAAGAAGGGGTGAGCGCTGGTCAGCTTACAATGCTAAGCTTTGGGCACCACCTTGGAGCTACGGGGGTGTTTGTGGTGAGTGTTGCCACGGTATTGTTTGCGTATTCGACCATTTTGGGTTGGAGTTATTACGGCGAAAAGGCTTTTGAGTTCTTATTTGGGTCTCGCTTGGTGCGTCTTTACCGTGTGCTTTTTATCGCTGGTGTTATGGTGGGTGCTATGTTGCAGTTAGAATTTGTGTGGAATTTTTCCGATATGATGAATGGCATGATGGCTATTCCTAACCTTATTGCTTTATTGTTGCTTTCCAATGTGGTGAGCTCAGAAACCTCGCGTTACTTTAAGGCGCGATAG
- a CDS encoding metallophosphoesterase, translating to MFRALFALLATLIIVGMNYYAYTRFLGRIDIFAKVRPWLKWGMVVVVGLEILFLMTLRFDVLGSQIFFFIASLLGISFMLFCVALVYDLVHVPLMRKSYDASRRMVLKSILDVTMLILAISYMAKGFLGGLSSSKVTEVTLRLKGLAEPLEVVQITDVHIGKVLGRPFLEEVVQVINTLNADIVVITGDLVDLSVEKIGDVLDPLRDIRSKFGVYFVPGNHEYFHGIEGISTHLKTLHVKVLGNTHVQVGGINLAGVYDVMAHRMNHPLVPDIAAALAGHNPNLPTVLLAHQPKYITHLKGDEPIDLVLCGHTHGGQIFPFGLLVLLDQPYLYGVYQHTACTQVFVSSGVGYWGPPVRVNAPSEIVKLTLRS from the coding sequence ATGTTTAGAGCCCTTTTTGCTCTCCTTGCTACACTTATTATCGTGGGGATGAACTACTACGCGTACACGCGGTTTTTGGGGCGCATCGATATTTTTGCCAAGGTGCGCCCGTGGTTAAAGTGGGGCATGGTTGTTGTGGTGGGGCTGGAGATACTTTTTTTGATGACCTTGCGTTTTGATGTGCTTGGTTCACAAATTTTCTTTTTTATTGCCTCTTTGCTTGGTATTTCGTTTATGCTCTTTTGTGTGGCTTTGGTGTATGATTTGGTACACGTGCCGTTGATGCGCAAAAGCTACGACGCTTCACGCCGAATGGTGCTTAAAAGCATCTTAGATGTGACAATGCTGATTTTGGCGATTTCATATATGGCTAAGGGGTTTTTGGGCGGGCTCTCTTCCTCTAAAGTCACTGAAGTAACCTTACGCCTTAAAGGTTTAGCTGAACCTTTGGAGGTGGTGCAGATTACGGATGTGCATATTGGTAAAGTCTTAGGCCGACCGTTTTTAGAAGAGGTTGTTCAAGTCATCAACACCCTTAATGCAGACATTGTTGTCATCACAGGGGACTTGGTGGATTTGAGTGTGGAGAAAATAGGCGATGTTCTTGACCCTTTAAGGGATATTCGCTCTAAATTTGGAGTTTATTTTGTGCCTGGAAACCATGAATATTTTCATGGAATAGAGGGAATTTCAACCCACCTGAAAACGTTACATGTAAAGGTGCTGGGAAATACCCACGTGCAAGTGGGTGGGATTAATCTTGCGGGGGTGTATGATGTGATGGCACATCGCATGAACCATCCTTTAGTGCCTGATATTGCTGCTGCGCTTGCGGGCCATAATCCAAATTTGCCCACCGTGCTTTTAGCGCATCAACCTAAATATATAACCCATTTAAAGGGTGATGAGCCGATTGATTTGGTCCTATGCGGGCACACGCATGGAGGGCAGATTTTCCCTTTTGGGTTATTGGTGTTGCTAGACCAACCTTATCTATATGGCGTGTATCAACACACTGCATGTACACAAGTATTTGTGAGCAGTGGTGTGGGATACTGGGGGCCGCCTGTGCGCGTGAATGCCCCCTCTGAAATTGTAAAACTCACCTTAAGGTCCTAA
- a CDS encoding phosphatidylserine decarboxylase: protein MKRHLTSVASRVFGVFASTRFPKPLQQAINRVYVWGFGLDMRDFASLGSYVSLARLFTRALVRPRHLEGDKGAYISPCDAVVSACGHIKQGMALQIKGREYSIGKLLGDYIPKRCAEALEGGEFFNLYLSPRDYHRYHAPCHMKIVEAHHIPGKLFPVNFRWLKKQPQLFCENERVVLVCEDALGERFYMVFVGALNVGKMRFHFDERIQTNAKESRHSFYMYEALWMEKGAELGFFEMGSTIVMLFENPRLALGKFEGQKVRFGELLASR from the coding sequence ATGAAACGTCATCTTACTTCCGTTGCCTCTCGTGTTTTTGGCGTCTTTGCCTCCACTCGCTTTCCTAAACCTTTACAGCAAGCTATTAATCGTGTTTATGTGTGGGGTTTTGGCCTTGACATGCGTGATTTTGCTTCTCTTGGCAGTTATGTAAGTCTTGCGCGACTTTTTACAAGAGCTCTGGTGCGACCTCGACACTTAGAGGGCGATAAGGGAGCATATATCAGTCCATGTGACGCAGTAGTGAGTGCTTGTGGGCACATTAAACAAGGAATGGCGTTACAAATTAAGGGCAGGGAGTATTCTATTGGAAAGCTCCTTGGAGATTACATTCCAAAGCGGTGTGCAGAGGCCTTAGAGGGGGGTGAGTTTTTTAATCTTTATCTCTCGCCACGGGATTATCACCGTTACCATGCTCCGTGCCACATGAAGATTGTTGAAGCACATCACATTCCTGGCAAGCTTTTTCCTGTAAACTTTCGGTGGCTTAAAAAACAACCGCAACTCTTTTGCGAAAATGAGCGGGTGGTTTTGGTGTGTGAAGATGCTCTGGGCGAGCGTTTTTATATGGTGTTTGTGGGGGCGTTAAATGTGGGTAAAATGCGTTTTCATTTTGATGAACGTATTCAGACAAACGCCAAAGAAAGCAGGCACTCTTTTTACATGTACGAAGCACTGTGGATGGAAAAAGGGGCAGAACTTGGCTTTTTTGAAATGGGTTCAACCATTGTCATGTTGTTTGAAAATCCCCGTCTTGCTTTAGGCAAATTTGAAGGACAAAAGGTTCGTTTTGGGGAGCTGCTTGCAAGCCGATAA